A region from the Rosa rugosa chromosome 6, drRosRugo1.1, whole genome shotgun sequence genome encodes:
- the LOC133716301 gene encoding uncharacterized protein At2g29880-like, whose protein sequence is MRHSSGFGWDPITKRFTVDDESHPMHVHFRTETFPDYEDLKIAVGNGTATEMGSISLGDDPNVITYATEENGHWEIDGFVFNRTTNMFVQVENESSHQENSQSLSQQLSQGTNADAPPNSRTQGKTE, encoded by the exons ATGCGTCATAGTTCTGGATTTGGGTGGGACCCGATCACAAAGAGATTCACTGTTGATGATGAA TCACATCCAATGCATGTGCATTTTCGAACAgaaacttttccagactatgaGGACTTGAAAATTGCAGTTGGAAATGGAACTGCAACTGAAATGGGCTCAATCAGTCTAGGTGATGATCCAAATGTCATAACATATGCAACGGAAGAAAACGGACATTGGGAAATTGATGGATTTGTTTTTAATCGAACTACTAACATGTTTGTACAAGTTGAAAATGAGTCATCACACCAAGAAAACTCACAATCTCTTTCACAACAACTCTCCCAAGGTACCAATGCAGATGCTCCACCAAACAGCAGGACTCAAGGGAAAACGGAGTAA